Proteins encoded by one window of Lathyrus oleraceus cultivar Zhongwan6 chromosome 1, CAAS_Psat_ZW6_1.0, whole genome shotgun sequence:
- the LOC127126664 gene encoding probable inactive shikimate kinase like 1, chloroplastic isoform X2: MESSHLLLTRSCCCSFSLQSSSSSILHFPTSLPFRFRRSQTNSSINSSSLPDATSPIPLTKVAATDLSLEAMKKAADLSPELKGSSIFLVGMKSSFKTNLGKLLADVLRYYYFDSDNLVEEAVGGASVAKSLKESDEAGFNDSETEVLKQLSSMGRLVVCAGNGAVQNNTNLALLRHGITLWIDLPLDIVARDVTENQIQFPSFEISTSGSYPEVMDELGAIYDEYKSGYAAADAIISLQKVASQLGYDNIDDITIEDVTLEVLGEIEKLTRVKKMIEEAARPF, encoded by the exons ATGGAGAGTAGTCATCTTCTTCTGACACGTAGTTGCTGCTGCTCCTTCTCacttcaatcttcatcttcatcaattCTCCACTTTCCAACCTCTCTTCCCTTCCGATTCCGACGCAGCCAAACAAACTCTTCCATCAATTCTTCTTCATTACCAGACGCTACCTCTCCTATTCCAT TGACTAAGGTTGCTGCCACGGATTTATCTCTTGAGGCCATG AAGAAAGCAGCAGATTTATCCCCTGAGTTGAAAGGCTCTTCCATATTTTTGGTTG GTATGAAAAGCTCTTTTAAAACCAATCTAGGAAAACTGCTGGCTGATGTATTGCGATATTATTATTTTGACAG CGATAATTTGGTGGAAGAAGCTGTAGGCGGTGCATCAGTTGCAAAATCTTTAAAAGAGAGTGATGAAGCAGGCTTCAATGACTCTGAG ACTGAAGTGCTAAAGCAATTGTCGTCTATGGGTCGACTAGTAGTTTGTGCTGGAAATGGTGCTGTTCAAAATAATACTAATTT GGCACTCCTGAGACACGGGATTACATTGTGGATAGATTTGCCTTTAGACATTGTGGCCAGGGATGTAACCGAAAATCAGATTCAATTTCCTTCATTTGAGATATCTACTTCAGGATCTTACCCAGAG GTAATGGATGAACTGGGTGCTATATACGATGAGTACAAAAGCGGATATGCTGCAGCTGATGCAATTATCTCACTTCAAA AAGTAGCTTCTCAGTTGGGTTATGACAACATAGATGACATTACAATAGAGGACGTGACCTTGGAG GTTCTTGGGGAGATTGAGAAGTTGACCAGAGTAAAGAAGATGATAGAAGAAGCTGCAAGGCCATTTTAA
- the LOC127126664 gene encoding probable inactive shikimate kinase like 1, chloroplastic isoform X1, with product MESSHLLLTRSCCCSFSLQSSSSSILHFPTSLPFRFRRSQTNSSINSSSLPDATSPIPSTVTKVAATDLSLEAMKKAADLSPELKGSSIFLVGMKSSFKTNLGKLLADVLRYYYFDSDNLVEEAVGGASVAKSLKESDEAGFNDSETEVLKQLSSMGRLVVCAGNGAVQNNTNLALLRHGITLWIDLPLDIVARDVTENQIQFPSFEISTSGSYPEVMDELGAIYDEYKSGYAAADAIISLQKVASQLGYDNIDDITIEDVTLEVLGEIEKLTRVKKMIEEAARPF from the exons ATGGAGAGTAGTCATCTTCTTCTGACACGTAGTTGCTGCTGCTCCTTCTCacttcaatcttcatcttcatcaattCTCCACTTTCCAACCTCTCTTCCCTTCCGATTCCGACGCAGCCAAACAAACTCTTCCATCAATTCTTCTTCATTACCAGACGCTACCTCTCCTATTCCAT CTACAGTGACTAAGGTTGCTGCCACGGATTTATCTCTTGAGGCCATG AAGAAAGCAGCAGATTTATCCCCTGAGTTGAAAGGCTCTTCCATATTTTTGGTTG GTATGAAAAGCTCTTTTAAAACCAATCTAGGAAAACTGCTGGCTGATGTATTGCGATATTATTATTTTGACAG CGATAATTTGGTGGAAGAAGCTGTAGGCGGTGCATCAGTTGCAAAATCTTTAAAAGAGAGTGATGAAGCAGGCTTCAATGACTCTGAG ACTGAAGTGCTAAAGCAATTGTCGTCTATGGGTCGACTAGTAGTTTGTGCTGGAAATGGTGCTGTTCAAAATAATACTAATTT GGCACTCCTGAGACACGGGATTACATTGTGGATAGATTTGCCTTTAGACATTGTGGCCAGGGATGTAACCGAAAATCAGATTCAATTTCCTTCATTTGAGATATCTACTTCAGGATCTTACCCAGAG GTAATGGATGAACTGGGTGCTATATACGATGAGTACAAAAGCGGATATGCTGCAGCTGATGCAATTATCTCACTTCAAA AAGTAGCTTCTCAGTTGGGTTATGACAACATAGATGACATTACAATAGAGGACGTGACCTTGGAG GTTCTTGGGGAGATTGAGAAGTTGACCAGAGTAAAGAAGATGATAGAAGAAGCTGCAAGGCCATTTTAA